The proteins below come from a single Balaenoptera musculus isolate JJ_BM4_2016_0621 chromosome 1, mBalMus1.pri.v3, whole genome shotgun sequence genomic window:
- the LOC118894166 gene encoding RING-box protein 2, producing MADVEDGEEPCALSSHSGSAGSKSGGDKMFSLKKWNAVAMWSWDVECDTCAICRVQVMDACLRCQAENKQEDCVVVWGECNHSFHNCCMSLWVKQNNRCPLCQQDWVVQRIGK from the coding sequence ATGGCCGACGTGGAAGACGGCGAGGAACCCTGCGCCCTGTCCTCTCACTCCGGGAGTGCAGGATCCAAGTCGGGAGGCGACAAAATGTTCTCTCTCAAGAAGTGGAACGCGGTGGCCATGTGGAGCTGGGACGTGGAGTGCGATACGTGCGCCATCTGTAGGGTCCAGGTGATGGATGCCTGTCTTAGATGTCAAGCTGAAAACAAACAAGAGGATTGTGTTGTCGTCTGGGGAGAATGTAATCATTCCTTCCATAACTGCTGCATGTCCCTGTGGGTGAAACAGAACAATCGCTGCCCTCTCTGCCAGCAGGACTGGGTGGTCCAAAGAATCGGCAAATGA